TTCAAGAAAGGTAGAAAATAGTCAGATTGATCTTGGTTTTCCAATCTTAGTAGAAGATGCAAAATTAGCCAAAGGGAATGGAGGTATCTTTTATAGGATTAATACAAAAAAAGGAATTCAAGCTGATTTGTGCGACAATTTTGTAACTCTAGCTTATCAGGCCAAGATAAAACCAAAGAAGTTTTTGAAGTTCAATGAAATGGACAATAAAGACATTACAAAGGTGGGTAGGGTATACTATTTGGAACAAAAAAATAAAAAAGGGCAAGTAGACGTACATGTAGTGAGAGAGGGAGAGAGTATTTGGGACATTTCTCAAATGTATGCTCTCAAAACTAAAAGTATTTTAAAGTACAATAGGTTGAAAACGGTGCAACGTTTACCAGCAGGTAGAGTTTTGAACCTTAGGCAGAAAAAAGGCAAAAAAGATCCGATCGAATACATTGAGATTGAAGATGCAAAGTCACCAACTGACTACATATTAACTGATCCAATATTTAGCGAAAGATCGACTTTTGAGCAAGAGGAGAGAGAACCATTGGTAGAAAAAGAAAAGTTTGTACCCAAGGTAATCCCTAAACCAGAAGTAAAAACGGAGCAAGTTGTTCAGTCTCCAAAGTATAAAATAGAAGATACCTCAAAATCAAAAATTGAGAAATCAGTAGTAGAAGAAGCAGAGGAAAAGGTGTTCTATGTGAAAGAAGAAAACTTGACTGTAGCCGAGCTGCCAATTGTTGCGGAGAGTAACAACAAGCCCTTTACTCAGCAATTGCAAGAAAGTGCTGAAGAAGAGTCCGAAGTGGACTACGTCATGCACAAAGTAAAGAAAGGTGAGACATTATATCGAATATCGGTCAATTATAAAGTGAGTTTGGCTGAGCTCTATAAGCTAAATAAGCTGTCTACGAATGTGGTAGAAGCGGGAGATGAAATTAGAGTCAAAAGGCGATAAAGATAATAAGTAGTATAGATTCACTCAATAGCAGATTAGCTCCGATCCTTGATTGGGGCTAATTTTTTTTATTCTTCTATGGTTCTAAAAGTAAGATTTACTCTAGGGCCGTGCGGTTTCTTTGTCGGCGGAAGTCGGTGGAGCCAATGAGTTTGACATGTGCCGGCCATGATTAATAGACTGCCATTTTCAAGTTCTATGTTTACTGTTTCCTTTGTTTGCTTGTTTTTGAAAGCAAACTTCCTTTCTGCTCCAAAACTCATAGATGCAATGGCACCATTTTTCTTTAAATCTTTTTCTCCATCGCTGTGCCAAGCCATTCCTTCGCTTCCGTTATGGTAAAGGTTTAAGAGGCAAGAATTGAATGTTTCGCCAGTTTTAGACTCTATTATGGCTTTTAGTTCTAATAATTCTTGCGACCATGGTAATGCATGCTTGGTGACTTTGGAGTAAGTATATTCAAAAGGCTTTTCGCCATACCATGCGACTTTACGTTTGGTAATTATTCTTTTACCAAAAATGATAGCTTCATCATTTCTCCATTCGATGTCTTCCATAAGTCTATGGTAATAGTGAACCGCCTTTTCTTCATTCAGGACTATACCGTAGTAGTTTACTATTCCGTCTTGAGGAAGTAAGTTCTTCTTAGGATCTATTGTTTCGGGGAATAACATTCATTAGTAACATCTTATTTACCCTAAAGTTAGTGTCTCTCCATCAAAAAACGCTTAAATGCTAAAATTGTGAGCCTTTCTAAATGCTTTAGGACTTATACTTTTCCATTTTTTGAAAGTTCTATTAAAATAAGGGATGTCTTCAAAACCTGACTCAAAAGCTACCTCACTTATTCTTTTTTGGCTGCTAATAAGAAGTTGTGCAGCAGTTTCAAGTCTATACTCTAGTATAATTTGTGTGAAAGTTTTACCAGTATACTTTTTAAAGTATCTACAAAAAGAGGTAGGGCTGAGTTTTGCAATATCTGATACGGTTTGCAAATTAATTGGTTCTCTAAAATGCTCAATGATATATGAAAACACATCTTGAAAACGCTCATGGCCTTTAGCTTGGAGTAAAGAACTTTGAAGTACGCTCTCTTTTTCTATAGTTCTCAATGTTGTCAGCAATTCAACAAGCCGGATAAAATTTACAGAGGGTTTTATTGTATCAAAAGATTCTAATTGAGCGATTAGACTATGTCTTTCAAAAACAAAGCAGCTTTTGGCTTCTTCTAAAAAGGCCTTTAAATTCTCAAATTCAGGTAATTGGAAAATAGAGCGACTGAATACTTCTGAGTGAAACTGTATAACAATTGCTTGTACATTTTCTCCTTCCACTACCTCTTGGTTGATCCAGCAATGAGGAACATTTGGTGCAATTAATACCAAATCCCCAGCTTCAAAATGCTCAATTCGTGTTCCAATGTAGCGAAGACCTTCACCCTTCACTATATAGGTGAGTTCATACTCTGGATGAAAATGATACGGGGCATCGAAATTGGGCAAGGCAATTTTGCGATATACTATGGACTGCTTGGACTCAGGAGAAATCTTTTCAAATACTGCCTTCAATTGTCTATTAAATTAGTAATTATTCAAAAATAGGATAAATTAGGACAATTAATGTTAAACTTAGTTCAATTCTCCTCATTCACGAATTCCGAAATTTGTCATAGAATCTAAACAATCATACCTTGAAAAATCTATTAAACGAAGAGTATAGCTTACCAAAAGCTGCAATTGAGTTTTATCAAAAGAATAAATACATCAAGCTAAAAGATGTTTTCGATAAAGAAACATTGGAATTTTATGGTAAAGCTATTGATGCTAAAGTAGCCGAATTGAGTAAAAATCAAGCACCAATTGATAAGAGGGATACATATGGTAAAGCGTTTTTGCAAATATTTAACCTTTGGACAATTGATGATACAATCAAAGACTTTGTAATTAACAAACGACTTGGTCAAATTGCCGCAGGATTAATGCAAACAAAAGGTGTAAGAGTTTATCATGATCAAGCCCTTTACAAAGAAGCAGGTGGTGGAATTACACCATGGCATGCAGATCAGTACTATTGGCCATTATCAAGTGATAAAACAATTACCGCTTGGATTCCTTTGCAAGCAGTGCCTTTAGAGATGGGTCCGCTGGAGTTTAGTGCAGGAAGTCACCAAATTGTGGAAGGTAGAGAACTTGCAATAAGTGACGATAGCGAGACCAAGATTTTTGAAAAATTAAGAGTTACCGACTTTGAGCATGTAATTGAACCCTTTGATTTGGGTGAAGTTAGTTTCCACAGTGGTTGGGTTTTTCATAGAGCTGGGGCTAATAATACCGACAAAGTAAGACGTGTTATGACCTGTATTTATATGGACAGTGAAATGAAATTACAAGAGCCTACAAATGAAAATCAAATTAATGACTGGAATACTTGGTGCCCTGGTGCAAAAGTGGGAGAAATTATTAATTCACCACTCAACCCAATAGTGTAATATATGATTAAGTCAAGAGCAGTAGTTGCTAATGGAAAAGGAGAATTCAGTGTTGAGGAGGTAATTATAGCATCACCACAAAAAGACGAAGTCATTGTAAAGATGGGTGCGGCTGGAATCTGCCATACAGATTGGGATTCTATCTCATGGGGAAAGCCTATAATAATGGGGCATGAAGGTGCTGGTGTTATTACAGAAATTGGCCCAGATGTAACAGGACTTCAAGTCGGTGACATGGTTATATTAAACTGGGCAATTCCTTGTTATAAGTGTTTTCAGTGTACCGAAGGGAATCAGCATATATGTGAAGAAAACTCGGCGGTAACTGCTGGAAATAAAGTTGCTGGCGGACATGCCACTTTGGAAAGTACTACTTGGAATGATGTTGCGATTGAGCGTTCTTTCAATTTAGGGACCATGAGTGAATATGCCCTTGTAAGAGAGGCGGCTTGTGTAAAAACAAGCGATGATATTCCTTTCGCTAGTGCAGCCATAGTGAGCTGTGGAGTTATGACGGGTTTTGGATCTGTAACAAATGCTGCTAAGGTCAAAGCCGGAAGTTCTGTAGTGGTGATAGGCACTGGTGGAGTAGGCTTAAATGTGATTCAAGGTGCTAAAGTCAGTGGAGCTGCCAAAATTATTGCTGTTGACATAAAGCAAGAAAGGCTTGACCTTGCAAAACAGTTTGGTGCTACTCATTTTATTCTTGCAAATACCAACGATAAGGTGTTGATGAAAGCTGCTGAAGAGGTAAAAGCAATTTGTGGTGGGAGAGGAGCGGATTACGCTTTTGAGTGTACTGCTATTCCAGCACTGGGAGCTGCACCACTAGCTATGGTGAGGAATGCTGGTACAGCCGTGCAAGTAAGCGGAATAGAAGAAGAGATTTCGATTGACATGAATCTTTTTGAATGGGATAAAATCTATATTAATCCACTATATGGAAAAGCTAGGCCGCAAGTAGACTTTCCACAGATTATAGAACTGTATCAGTCAGGTAAGTTACTTTTAGACGAAATGGTTACACAAACTTATGGATTGGAGGAGCTTCCGCAGGCTTTTGAGGACATGCATTCAGGGAAAAATGCCAAAGGAGTTATAGTTTTCTAAATAAAGCAAATGAGTAAATTTTTTACCACAGAAAAAGCAAATATAGGTGAGTTAGATTTCATTACCGTTAAAAGCAATGCAATTGGACATAGAGCGGATGTGTCTGTATATGTCCCTAAAGGTAAACACCATGACATTCCCGTAGTAATACTGTTACATGGGGTCTATGGAAGCCATTGGGCATGGGCACTGAAAGCAGAAGTTCATAAAACACTGAAAGAGTTAATTGAGAGTGGAGACATTCCTCCCATGTTGCTCGTGATGCCTTCCGATGGCTTATTTCAAGACGGTAGCGGTTATCTAACTCATCAAGAAGCGGATTATGAAAAATGGATCGTAGAAGATGTTCCCGAATTGTTGAAAGAGAATTATCCCCAGGTTTCAGAGTCATCTCCGTTGTTTTTAACTGGGCTTTCTATGGGTGGATATGGTGCCTTACGTTTAGGTGCAAAATACCCAACAGTTTTCAGTGCTTTTAGTGGTCTATCTTCAATTACACGATTTGAACAAATGGAACAATTTGTAAAGGATATTGAAAAGCTTAAATCTGCCGTAAAAAAGCAGGAAAACGTTCTTGAGGTAATTCTTGCAAACAAAGAAAATTTAAAACCCTTTAGATTCGATTGTGGTAAAGAAGATCAGCTTTTTGTAGCGAATCAGAATTTACATCAAGCATTAATAGGTCATGGTATTCCACACCAATATTTTGAGTACGATGGTGAGCACTCATGGGATTATTGGAAAGAGCATATAAGAGAGACTCTGAGCTTTTTTGGGAAGTATACTTGAAATTAATTTACTTCAAATCAACATGAGCTTCCTTCATCACACCTGTCATTTGTTTAACGATTTCAGGATTTTTACTGGCTAAATTGGTTTTTTCATAGGGATCTTTTGCAAGATCATACAATTCCATTTCTCCACCTTTTAGTTGAAATGCCTTCCAATTCCCTTTTCTAACTGCCTGAGAAAAAATATCTTGTTTAGCTCCTTTACAAAACTCCCAATAGAGGTATTCATGTTGTTTCTGGGTTTTATTCCCCAATAATGTTGGCAAAAAAGAAATGCCATCAGACTGAGATGGGGTTGCTTGATTGGTAATTGCAGCCATAGTGGGCATTACATCCCAGAAAGCAGAAATGTGTTCTGACGTACTTCCAGCTTGGATTTTCGCTGGCCAGCGGGCTAGCATTGGAGTTCGTATACCTCCTTCGTAAAGGTCTCTTTTTATTCCTCTTAAATTTCCTGTGGAATTCCAAAATTCGGGATCATGACCGCCTTCATGATGTGCTCCATTATCACTGGTGAATATGATTAGCGTATTGTCTTCAATTCCCATTGCTTTAACGGTGGTCATAATTCGGCCTACTTCGTTGTCAAGATTTTCCATCATAGCCGCAAACCCGGCAATTGGATTTCTTACTGGTGGACAGTCATCTTCTTTTCCTGCTCCATACTCACCAATAACACTATCAAACTGTGGGAATTTCAATCTCCATTTTTCATGTAACTCTTTTGGAGCATGCATTGCGGCATGTGGAACAGCAGTTGGAATGTAACAAAAGAAAGGTTTTTCTTGTGACGCATTTCGTTCAATGAAACCCAATGCTCTTTCAATGATCTTGTCATGTATAAAAGTCCCAGGTTCTAATGGTATCTCTACACCATTTGCAACAAAGTATTGTGGATAGTAAGTGTGAGCAATCGATTGACTTTTCCATCCATAAAACTCATCAAAACCATGAGCTAGTGGACTTGCATTTCCACTGCTTGAAGTGATGCCCAATCCCCATTTTCCAAAACCACCAGTGGCATAGCCTGCATTTTTGAAAATTTCGGGAAGTGTTGTCATCTCAGGATCGAGAGCAACATTGTTTTCGCCTGGAACATTTCCTCTGCAATGAACATGTCCAGAATGCTGTCCTGTCATTAAACTCGCTCTGCTAGGACTACAAACCGTATTGCCAGAATAGTGGTTGATGAATTTTATTCCTTCGCTAGCGAGACGGTCAATATTGGGGGTACTAATCTTAGTTTGCCCATAACAACTCAAATCACCGTATCCCAAATCATCTGCAAGTATGTAAATGACATTGGGCTTTTGTTGGCAAAAGCTTGTCGTAGAGATAAGAAGTGTAAATAGTAGGCTTGTAAAAAGTTTTAACATGAAACTATAGTGATTATACTTTGAGGCTTTAATTGGGATTTGATATCGAACTAATTCCACAAATACCTATTTGTGACAACTATATCAAGCTATGAATCTAGCCTAGTTTTTTTTTAATTCTAAGGCTTTTGATTTGAAAAAAAAACATCCCGTTAAAAGGCTTGCTAGTAACGGGATGAAATAACTCTATTCAATATAAGATATACTATACCTCAAAACCTTTACGGTATGACCTTCCAACATATTGGTTGGCATCTTCTAGGTTGGTAATTCTCATGTTTTCGCCATCCCAAAGTAATTTCTTACGAGCGAAAAATTCCATTTTACCTTTTTCGTTTTCTTTTCTTAGCATGTAAGATCTAATGGCAAGATTACCCATCAAAACAGTTTCAGTCATAGGACCTGCATAGTCAAAAGACGATGTTAGGCCTTTGTGTTCTTTGCTGTTAAAACCTGCTTTACATGCGTCAACCCATAGTCTTTGGTGTCCGTATTCTGGCTCGTCGCTTGACTCCACTTCTGGGCCAAATTCTGTCGTGCCATCATTCAAGTAAAGTTTTGGCATCAACGGCGAACTATCATTGATATTCGTAGAAATAAGTCCTTTTTCGCCAATAATAAGAACACCATTAGCACTCTCTTTTCCGCCAATATCACTGTTTGCGGGAATAATATCAGGGTGAGCAGGACGAATTCCTCCATCGCTCCATGTCATTTCTATTGGTGAC
This portion of the Spirosomataceae bacterium TFI 002 genome encodes:
- a CDS encoding S-(hydroxymethyl)glutathione dehydrogenase / alcohol dehydrogenase; translated protein: MIKSRAVVANGKGEFSVEEVIIASPQKDEVIVKMGAAGICHTDWDSISWGKPIIMGHEGAGVITEIGPDVTGLQVGDMVILNWAIPCYKCFQCTEGNQHICEENSAVTAGNKVAGGHATLESTTWNDVAIERSFNLGTMSEYALVREAACVKTSDDIPFASAAIVSCGVMTGFGSVTNAAKVKAGSSVVVIGTGGVGLNVIQGAKVSGAAKIIAVDIKQERLDLAKQFGATHFILANTNDKVLMKAAEEVKAICGGRGADYAFECTAIPALGAAPLAMVRNAGTAVQVSGIEEEISIDMNLFEWDKIYINPLYGKARPQVDFPQIIELYQSGKLLLDEMVTQTYGLEELPQAFEDMHSGKNAKGVIVF
- a CDS encoding S-formylglutathione hydrolase FrmB; this encodes MSKFFTTEKANIGELDFITVKSNAIGHRADVSVYVPKGKHHDIPVVILLHGVYGSHWAWALKAEVHKTLKELIESGDIPPMLLVMPSDGLFQDGSGYLTHQEADYEKWIVEDVPELLKENYPQVSESSPLFLTGLSMGGYGALRLGAKYPTVFSAFSGLSSITRFEQMEQFVKDIEKLKSAVKKQENVLEVILANKENLKPFRFDCGKEDQLFVANQNLHQALIGHGIPHQYFEYDGEHSWDYWKEHIRETLSFFGKYT
- a CDS encoding membrane-bound lytic murein transglycosylase D; its protein translation is MDLRAFKKLDTTYSAYIYVFLIAILVPSVSSFGTSMHPIKKATSEVRFADVVFQFNDATKQIFEQEVAILERSEEAKQQNLSYLSTYLPEVEPLLRDAAIPDDYKYLVIYNKYQKSISRSSLLELGVFWCMDELKATDVNLTMNKYIDERKHLYAASEGAMVCLRRNQVLYNNWGSTLFAHLADRSVLDVLEVRKRWNENKYILLDSPAYASVIQFLAYKKVMEQNLQSYKPVEQMIVYKYPYGANKAFNIIAADLRVEPTELIKTNEWLKVSIVPNIDLPVLVVVPALRYYDIRQLAELSRKVENSQIDLGFPILVEDAKLAKGNGGIFYRINTKKGIQADLCDNFVTLAYQAKIKPKKFLKFNEMDNKDITKVGRVYYLEQKNKKGQVDVHVVREGESIWDISQMYALKTKSILKYNRLKTVQRLPAGRVLNLRQKKGKKDPIEYIEIEDAKSPTDYILTDPIFSERSTFEQEEREPLVEKEKFVPKVIPKPEVKTEQVVQSPKYKIEDTSKSKIEKSVVEEAEEKVFYVKEENLTVAELPIVAESNNKPFTQQLQESAEEESEVDYVMHKVKKGETLYRISVNYKVSLAELYKLNKLSTNVVEAGDEIRVKRR
- a CDS encoding Alkylated DNA repair dioxygenase AlkB, with translation MLFPETIDPKKNLLPQDGIVNYYGIVLNEEKAVHYYHRLMEDIEWRNDEAIIFGKRIITKRKVAWYGEKPFEYTYSKVTKHALPWSQELLELKAIIESKTGETFNSCLLNLYHNGSEGMAWHSDGEKDLKKNGAIASMSFGAERKFAFKNKQTKETVNIELENGSLLIMAGTCQTHWLHRLPPTKKPHGPRVNLTFRTIEE
- a CDS encoding Arylsulfatase A, which encodes MLKLFTSLLFTLLISTTSFCQQKPNVIYILADDLGYGDLSCYGQTKISTPNIDRLASEGIKFINHYSGNTVCSPSRASLMTGQHSGHVHCRGNVPGENNVALDPEMTTLPEIFKNAGYATGGFGKWGLGITSSSGNASPLAHGFDEFYGWKSQSIAHTYYPQYFVANGVEIPLEPGTFIHDKIIERALGFIERNASQEKPFFCYIPTAVPHAAMHAPKELHEKWRLKFPQFDSVIGEYGAGKEDDCPPVRNPIAGFAAMMENLDNEVGRIMTTVKAMGIEDNTLIIFTSDNGAHHEGGHDPEFWNSTGNLRGIKRDLYEGGIRTPMLARWPAKIQAGSTSEHISAFWDVMPTMAAITNQATPSQSDGISFLPTLLGNKTQKQHEYLYWEFCKGAKQDIFSQAVRKGNWKAFQLKGGEMELYDLAKDPYEKTNLASKNPEIVKQMTGVMKEAHVDLK
- a CDS encoding Ectoine hydroxylase-related dioxygenase, phytanoyl-CoA dioxygenase (PhyH) family, translating into MKNLLNEEYSLPKAAIEFYQKNKYIKLKDVFDKETLEFYGKAIDAKVAELSKNQAPIDKRDTYGKAFLQIFNLWTIDDTIKDFVINKRLGQIAAGLMQTKGVRVYHDQALYKEAGGGITPWHADQYYWPLSSDKTITAWIPLQAVPLEMGPLEFSAGSHQIVEGRELAISDDSETKIFEKLRVTDFEHVIEPFDLGEVSFHSGWVFHRAGANNTDKVRRVMTCIYMDSEMKLQEPTNENQINDWNTWCPGAKVGEIINSPLNPIV
- a CDS encoding AraC-type DNA-binding protein is translated as MKAVFEKISPESKQSIVYRKIALPNFDAPYHFHPEYELTYIVKGEGLRYIGTRIEHFEAGDLVLIAPNVPHCWINQEVVEGENVQAIVIQFHSEVFSRSIFQLPEFENLKAFLEEAKSCFVFERHSLIAQLESFDTIKPSVNFIRLVELLTTLRTIEKESVLQSSLLQAKGHERFQDVFSYIIEHFREPINLQTVSDIAKLSPTSFCRYFKKYTGKTFTQIILEYRLETAAQLLISSQKRISEVAFESGFEDIPYFNRTFKKWKSISPKAFRKAHNFSI